The following proteins come from a genomic window of Sphingobium cloacae:
- a CDS encoding HlyD family secretion protein, with product MTDSDSPKNTPSIARMRPGRRRRLLVAGCGLALVAAAGFGIHWWVKGRFLVETDNAYVRADVVTIAPRVAGVIAALAVADNQRVRAGDILARIDDRDYRMKVAEAEGALSAAQAAVVAQQARIANFDARKMRQRSLIAQDMAALAARDAEARLATLDYRRQSSLSRQEVTSAQMFETAQADSRKANANLAEARARASASRDMLSVLTTGRDEAVADLDKARAAVRQAQAALDAAQLDLERTVIRAPVSGQVGQRTARVGHYAETGAPLMAVVPATAYIVANYKETQTERVRPGQSVTIAVDAFGGATLKGHVDSFAPASGAQFALLPPDNATGNFTKIVQRMPLRIRIDPGQARAAMVRPGMSVETIVDTRGDRR from the coding sequence ATGACAGATAGTGACAGCCCGAAAAACACGCCTTCCATCGCCAGGATGCGGCCCGGCCGCCGCCGCCGGTTGCTTGTCGCCGGTTGCGGGCTGGCTCTGGTCGCGGCCGCGGGTTTTGGCATTCATTGGTGGGTCAAGGGGCGGTTCCTGGTCGAAACCGACAACGCCTATGTGCGGGCGGATGTCGTAACCATAGCGCCGCGGGTCGCGGGCGTGATCGCTGCGCTCGCCGTCGCCGACAATCAGCGAGTGCGCGCCGGGGATATTCTCGCCCGGATCGACGATCGCGATTACAGGATGAAAGTGGCAGAGGCCGAAGGCGCGCTTTCGGCCGCGCAGGCCGCTGTCGTTGCCCAGCAGGCGCGTATCGCCAATTTCGATGCCCGGAAGATGCGTCAGCGGAGCCTGATCGCGCAGGATATGGCTGCTCTTGCCGCACGGGATGCGGAAGCGCGCCTCGCCACCCTCGACTACAGACGCCAGTCGTCCCTTTCCCGTCAGGAGGTGACGAGTGCGCAGATGTTCGAGACGGCTCAGGCCGACAGCCGCAAAGCCAACGCGAATCTGGCCGAGGCGCGGGCGAGAGCATCGGCTTCCCGCGACATGCTGTCCGTGCTGACGACAGGGCGGGACGAAGCCGTCGCCGATCTGGACAAGGCGCGCGCCGCCGTGCGGCAGGCTCAGGCGGCACTGGATGCCGCACAGCTCGATCTGGAACGCACGGTCATCCGCGCGCCCGTTTCCGGGCAGGTGGGACAAAGAACGGCGCGGGTCGGGCATTATGCCGAAACCGGCGCGCCGCTGATGGCGGTGGTGCCGGCAACGGCCTATATTGTAGCGAACTACAAGGAAACGCAGACGGAGCGTGTCCGTCCCGGCCAATCGGTGACGATCGCCGTGGATGCCTTTGGCGGCGCCACTCTCAAGGGGCATGTCGACAGCTTCGCCCCCGCGTCGGGCGCGCAATTCGCTCTTCTGCCGCCCGACAATGCGACCGGCAATTTCACGAAGATTGTCCAGAGGATGCCGCTGCGTATCCGCATCGATCCGGGACAGGCGCGCGCCGCGATGGTGCGGCCGGGCATGTCGGTGGAGACCATCGTCGATACGCGCGGTGATCGCCGATGA
- a CDS encoding efflux transporter outer membrane subunit: MPASITHPAAAGAEEPPDKWWSLYREPALDALVEEALANNRDLRAASARLLEARAVLSEAHAARLPETGLSVEAGRGSTLEDQIAASGAGSDHVRTGPRFGFGTDISWEVDLWGRIGATEKVAIANMREAAALQDGLRVAVAAETTRAWLDACGHARQADMARQSLAFAERGRDLAQSLRAAGAGSPADVLRAETLAAQASAAVPPVEAARRSALAELAVLTGHPPTEPPAAAIACVRLPSMAAIIPVGDGAALLRRRPDIRAAEQKLAGGTARIGIAVADLYPRISLGGGLAMSSPSIAGLDARRNRVWRFGPLLSWSFPNISIARARIRQARASEIAALAAFDAVILNALREVNQAAEVYSAALRRMDALRVAADRAGRARRLVWIQRSAGAATALDMLDADRTDMEAQAALASAEMEVATAQVVLFKALGGGWQSAPPVILPLPERPSSIASSAISSK, encoded by the coding sequence ATGCCAGCGAGCATCACCCACCCCGCAGCGGCGGGTGCTGAAGAACCACCCGACAAATGGTGGAGTCTCTATCGCGAGCCCGCGCTCGACGCACTCGTCGAGGAAGCTCTCGCCAATAATCGCGATCTGAGGGCAGCATCCGCGCGCCTGCTGGAGGCGCGGGCGGTCCTCAGCGAGGCGCATGCCGCGCGCCTGCCGGAAACCGGGCTTTCGGTGGAAGCCGGCCGAGGCAGCACGCTGGAGGATCAGATCGCCGCGAGTGGCGCGGGAAGCGACCATGTTCGAACCGGCCCCCGTTTCGGTTTCGGCACGGATATTTCCTGGGAAGTGGACCTTTGGGGACGCATTGGCGCGACCGAAAAGGTTGCGATCGCGAACATGCGGGAAGCCGCCGCGCTCCAGGATGGTTTGCGGGTGGCGGTCGCGGCGGAAACGACCCGGGCATGGCTTGATGCCTGTGGCCACGCCCGGCAGGCCGATATGGCCCGGCAATCGCTCGCTTTCGCGGAACGAGGACGCGATCTTGCCCAAAGCCTGCGCGCCGCGGGTGCCGGATCGCCAGCGGATGTGCTGCGCGCTGAAACTCTTGCAGCGCAGGCCAGCGCGGCTGTTCCTCCGGTTGAAGCCGCGCGCCGCAGCGCTCTGGCGGAACTGGCGGTGCTGACCGGTCACCCGCCCACCGAACCGCCAGCGGCGGCAATAGCCTGCGTGCGCCTGCCGTCCATGGCTGCGATCATCCCGGTGGGAGATGGGGCGGCGCTGTTACGCCGGCGACCGGACATTCGGGCCGCCGAACAGAAATTGGCTGGCGGCACCGCGCGGATCGGTATCGCCGTGGCCGATCTCTATCCCAGAATTTCGCTGGGCGGGGGCCTCGCCATGTCATCGCCGTCCATTGCGGGCCTGGATGCCCGCCGCAACAGGGTGTGGCGGTTCGGGCCGCTGCTGAGCTGGAGCTTTCCCAATATCAGCATCGCCCGAGCGCGTATCCGACAGGCCAGAGCAAGCGAGATCGCGGCTCTCGCTGCCTTCGATGCGGTGATCCTCAATGCGTTGCGGGAGGTGAATCAGGCCGCGGAAGTCTATTCGGCGGCCCTTCGCCGCATGGACGCCTTGCGTGTCGCGGCGGACCGGGCCGGGCGCGCGCGCCGTCTCGTTTGGATTCAGCGCAGCGCCGGAGCGGCGACCGCTCTGGACATGCTCGACGCGGATCGGACCGACATGGAAGCGCAAGCAGCCCTGGCAAGTGCGGAAATGGAAGTGGCCACCGCGCAGGTGGTCCTTTTCAAGGCGCTGGGTGGGGGCTGGCAAAGCGCCCCGCCGGTGATCCTGCCGCTGCCCGAAAGACCATCCTCCATCGCCTCGTCGGCGATTTCCTCGAAGTGA
- a CDS encoding IS481 family transposase, with protein MGQVRHGSATTTHAVRAAIQRSQASLATLSRDLGINPKTVAKWRKRATVEDLKTGPKAPHSTTLSEAEEAMVVAFRRHTLLPLDDCLYALQPSIPHLTRSALHRCLQRHGISRLPDIEGDKPKRQRFKRYPIGFFHIDIAEVQTAEGKLYLFVGIDRTSKFAVTQLVDKADRRTAWEFLEHLLKAVPYRIHTILTDNGIQFAEQPRNRNTAWSRQMRFDMICEANDIEHRLTKPNHPWTNGQVERMNRTIKEATVKRFHYDSHQQLRTHLADFMAAYNFARRLKTLSGLTPYEYIAKIWTSEPERFIVNPIHQMPGLNN; from the coding sequence ATGGGACAGGTACGTCACGGGAGCGCCACGACCACGCACGCCGTCCGAGCAGCAATACAGCGATCGCAAGCTTCGCTCGCGACGCTGAGCCGGGATTTGGGGATCAACCCGAAGACGGTGGCGAAGTGGCGCAAGCGGGCGACGGTCGAGGATTTGAAGACCGGGCCGAAGGCCCCTCATTCCACCACCCTGTCCGAGGCCGAGGAGGCAATGGTTGTGGCGTTCCGTCGACACACGTTGCTGCCGCTCGATGACTGTCTTTATGCCCTGCAACCATCGATCCCGCACCTGACACGATCGGCGCTGCATCGGTGCCTGCAGCGACACGGCATCTCTCGCCTGCCCGACATCGAAGGTGACAAGCCAAAGCGACAACGCTTCAAACGCTATCCGATCGGCTTCTTCCACATCGATATTGCCGAAGTGCAAACTGCAGAAGGCAAGCTGTACCTGTTCGTCGGCATCGACCGCACCAGCAAGTTCGCCGTCACGCAACTCGTCGACAAGGCGGATCGCCGAACGGCGTGGGAGTTCCTCGAACACCTGCTGAAAGCGGTGCCCTACCGCATCCACACGATCCTGACGGACAATGGCATCCAGTTCGCCGAGCAGCCGCGCAACCGTAACACCGCATGGTCACGCCAGATGCGCTTCGACATGATCTGCGAGGCAAACGACATCGAGCATCGTCTCACCAAACCGAACCACCCGTGGACCAACGGCCAGGTCGAGCGGATGAACCGGACCATCAAGGAGGCGACCGTCAAACGCTTCCACTACGACAGCCATCAGCAACTCCGGACGCACCTCGCTGACTTCATGGCCGCCTACAACTTCGCCCGAAGGCTCAAAACGCTCAGCGGGCTCACACCCTACGAATACATCGCCAAGATCTGGACGTCAGAGCCAGAACGGTTCATCGTCAACCCAATCCACCAGATGCCGGGACTGAACAACTAG
- a CDS encoding IS701 family transposase → MEEDWQRDLEHWLAPYLQKLGNKTRRRMCPAYIAGLIGPGDRKSIQPMAARADALSYDRLHHFIGAGIWDSAPLEARLWRQADELVGGDKAWLIIDDTALPKKGKASVGVAPQYATVLGKNANCQTLVSVTLASGEVPVMLGLRLYLPESWTSDTARMERAGVPKDSQAYRTKPDIAIEEIDRVIAAGARFGCVLADAGYGLSGPFRQALSARGLRWAVGIPRHQKVFPADVQLIFPVAGRGRPRVRHVPDVKSRAAYAMLEDARWRQVSWRRGTKGRLAARFAAMRVRIADGAPQRIGAAGAQHMPGEEAWLVGEHRSNGERKYYLSNLPSDTAVKDVAGAIKARWICEQAHQQLKEELGLDHFEGRSWTGLHRHLLMTMMAYAFLQTRSSAFAGSRPARTAAILVSCSRFDVRLSASTGRPGGQSSRSAAESEKLVVQSRHLVDWVDDEPFWL, encoded by the coding sequence ATGGAAGAGGATTGGCAGCGGGATCTCGAGCATTGGCTTGCGCCGTATCTGCAGAAGTTGGGTAACAAGACGCGGCGTCGGATGTGCCCGGCCTACATCGCCGGCTTGATTGGCCCCGGCGATCGCAAGAGCATCCAGCCCATGGCGGCCCGCGCAGACGCGCTCAGCTATGACCGGCTGCATCATTTCATCGGTGCCGGGATCTGGGATAGCGCGCCGCTGGAGGCGAGGTTGTGGCGGCAAGCGGATGAGTTGGTCGGTGGCGACAAAGCCTGGCTGATCATCGACGACACAGCCCTTCCCAAGAAGGGCAAAGCCTCGGTCGGGGTCGCGCCCCAATATGCTACGGTACTGGGCAAGAACGCGAACTGCCAGACGCTCGTATCGGTGACCCTGGCTTCGGGGGAGGTGCCGGTCATGCTGGGTTTGCGGCTATACCTGCCAGAAAGCTGGACCAGCGACACGGCCCGGATGGAGAGGGCTGGCGTGCCCAAAGATTCCCAAGCCTATCGCACGAAGCCCGACATCGCCATCGAGGAGATCGACCGGGTCATTGCTGCCGGTGCGCGCTTCGGCTGCGTCCTGGCCGACGCCGGCTATGGCTTGTCAGGGCCGTTCCGGCAGGCGCTCAGTGCACGAGGCTTGCGCTGGGCCGTTGGTATTCCCCGGCACCAGAAGGTCTTTCCTGCCGACGTGCAGTTGATCTTCCCGGTAGCAGGACGTGGGCGACCACGAGTTCGGCATGTGCCCGACGTCAAATCCCGAGCAGCCTATGCCATGCTCGAAGATGCGAGATGGCGGCAGGTCAGTTGGCGCCGAGGGACCAAAGGCCGCCTGGCGGCTCGCTTTGCCGCCATGCGTGTGCGTATCGCCGATGGCGCGCCACAGCGGATCGGAGCTGCTGGTGCTCAGCATATGCCAGGCGAAGAGGCTTGGCTGGTGGGTGAGCATCGCTCGAACGGCGAGCGAAAATACTATCTCTCCAACCTTCCCTCCGACACCGCGGTCAAGGACGTCGCTGGCGCTATCAAGGCGCGCTGGATCTGCGAACAGGCGCACCAGCAGCTCAAGGAGGAACTCGGCCTCGACCACTTCGAAGGACGATCATGGACAGGGCTGCATCGCCACCTTCTCATGACAATGATGGCCTATGCCTTCCTGCAAACACGAAGTTCCGCTTTTGCCGGGAGCCGACCCGCGCGAACGGCGGCTATTCTCGTATCCTGTTCCAGATTCGACGTTCGCCTATCGGCCAGTACGGGGCGTCCTGGCGGGCAAAGCAGCCGGTCTGCAGCTGAGAGCGAGAAACTAGTTGTTCAGTCCCGGCATCTGGTGGATTGGGTTGACGATGAACCGTTCTGGCTCTGA
- a CDS encoding DHA2 family efflux MFS transporter permease subunit: MTATAQGERREGPDDSVPLRAWVAVLAGVVGCFMAGMNVHVTNASLPDVRGSLGASFEEGSWITTAYLVAEIIVIPMAGWLVSVFSMRRVLMVGTGGFVLFSIACSMAPDIGTMIVARALQGAFGGVLIPLSFQIIVSELPPSRHPFGMALFAVANNVAQAAGPSLGGWLTDAYSWRWIFYLQVPPGLLLLAAIGWATPRAPAALDKLRGGDWGGIIAMALGLSALQIVLEEGGRKDWFSSNWIASMAAVAVIALAAFVVIELRQRNPFINLRLLGRYNFGLANLMQFTFGAIVFGVVFLVPNYFADAHHYNARQIGLTMIPYGLIQLVMSFATPRLMQWTSVRTIIVLGFVIMAAGCLMNIHLDGDAAANVIVPSLVVRGIGQSFIVVALGVMAVQGLEKSELGSASGLFSTVRNVGGAIGIAIAGQIVVEREKLHAARIGEAINPFSPLFQERSVEMVRLLAHRPIERATALHDPAAAPLREQALAIINQTMGREALLLAYSDAFLIAGISMLACAGGGLFLRSRK, from the coding sequence ATGACCGCGACAGCACAAGGCGAGCGCAGGGAGGGCCCGGACGATAGCGTGCCGCTGCGGGCGTGGGTCGCGGTTCTGGCGGGAGTCGTGGGTTGCTTCATGGCGGGCATGAACGTGCACGTCACCAACGCCTCGCTGCCCGATGTGCGGGGATCGCTGGGCGCATCCTTCGAGGAAGGTTCCTGGATCACCACGGCCTATCTGGTGGCGGAGATCATCGTCATTCCGATGGCGGGCTGGTTGGTATCGGTCTTCTCCATGCGCCGGGTGCTGATGGTCGGAACTGGCGGCTTCGTGCTGTTCTCCATTGCCTGTTCGATGGCGCCCGACATCGGGACGATGATTGTCGCCCGCGCATTGCAGGGTGCGTTCGGCGGGGTGCTCATTCCGCTCTCCTTCCAGATCATCGTCAGCGAACTGCCCCCCTCCCGGCACCCCTTCGGCATGGCGCTGTTCGCGGTCGCGAACAATGTGGCGCAAGCGGCCGGTCCGTCGCTCGGAGGGTGGCTGACCGACGCCTATAGCTGGCGCTGGATCTTCTATCTCCAGGTTCCGCCCGGCCTGTTGCTGCTGGCGGCCATCGGTTGGGCGACGCCGCGCGCCCCGGCGGCGCTGGACAAGCTGCGCGGCGGAGACTGGGGTGGAATCATCGCCATGGCGTTGGGCCTCTCCGCACTCCAGATCGTGCTGGAGGAAGGCGGCCGCAAGGACTGGTTTTCATCGAACTGGATCGCTTCCATGGCAGCGGTCGCCGTGATCGCTCTTGCCGCCTTCGTGGTAATCGAGCTTCGGCAGCGCAATCCCTTCATCAATCTGCGTCTGCTTGGCCGATATAATTTTGGCCTCGCCAACCTGATGCAGTTCACCTTCGGCGCAATCGTGTTCGGGGTCGTCTTTCTCGTTCCCAATTATTTTGCCGATGCGCATCACTATAACGCCAGGCAGATCGGCCTGACTATGATCCCCTATGGCCTGATCCAGCTTGTCATGTCCTTCGCGACGCCCCGGCTGATGCAGTGGACCAGCGTGCGCACGATCATCGTCCTGGGCTTCGTCATCATGGCGGCCGGCTGCCTGATGAACATTCATCTCGATGGCGATGCCGCCGCCAATGTGATCGTGCCCTCGCTGGTCGTGCGCGGGATCGGCCAATCCTTCATTGTCGTGGCGCTCGGGGTGATGGCCGTGCAGGGACTGGAAAAATCGGAACTGGGTTCCGCTTCGGGTCTGTTCTCGACCGTGCGCAATGTCGGCGGCGCGATCGGCATTGCGATCGCCGGACAGATCGTCGTCGAGCGTGAGAAACTGCATGCCGCCCGTATCGGGGAGGCCATCAATCCATTCTCGCCTCTCTTTCAGGAGAGAAGCGTCGAAATGGTCAGATTGCTCGCCCATCGTCCTATCGAGCGGGCTACCGCGCTCCATGACCCGGCGGCCGCACCCCTGCGGGAGCAGGCGCTCGCCATCATCAATCAGACGATGGGGCGGGAAGCATTGCTGCTGGCCTATAGCGATGCGTTTCTGATCGCGGGCATATCCATGCTCGCCTGTGCGGGGGGCGGCCTGTTCCTTCGATCCAGGAAATGA
- a CDS encoding AraC family transcriptional regulator: MDSLRTYQDCERAPQPVAALASDYADGEYVDPHRHIRAQLIHTLTGVMTVTSQDGSWVVPTGRAVWMPPHEDHAIRIAGHVTMRTVFVRQDARPGFPTMCEVIEVSPLLREAIVAAVHIPLDYAAHGRDERVMELILDEIEAAPRLHLHVPMPRDARLGRICQKLIADPSMPATLEGLAVEVHVSSRTLARMFHRETGMSFGAWLRRMRLLLSLPRLAAGASILEVALEHGYDSPSAFAAMFRRTLGLSPTAYLARGTSPPSSE, encoded by the coding sequence ATGGACAGTCTTCGTACTTATCAGGATTGCGAACGCGCGCCGCAGCCCGTTGCCGCCCTTGCAAGCGATTATGCCGATGGGGAATATGTCGATCCGCACCGGCATATCCGTGCACAGCTCATCCACACACTCACCGGTGTCATGACGGTGACAAGCCAGGACGGCAGTTGGGTCGTGCCGACTGGCCGGGCCGTATGGATGCCGCCGCACGAGGATCATGCGATCCGGATCGCGGGCCATGTTACCATGCGGACGGTATTCGTGCGCCAGGATGCACGGCCCGGTTTTCCGACAATGTGCGAGGTGATCGAAGTGTCGCCTTTGCTGCGCGAAGCCATCGTTGCGGCCGTTCACATACCCCTGGACTATGCGGCGCATGGACGTGACGAACGGGTCATGGAACTGATCCTCGACGAGATCGAAGCCGCACCCCGCCTACACCTTCATGTTCCCATGCCGCGCGATGCCCGCCTGGGCCGCATCTGCCAGAAGCTGATCGCCGATCCGTCAATGCCCGCCACGCTGGAGGGGCTGGCCGTCGAAGTCCATGTCAGCAGTCGGACGCTGGCACGCATGTTCCATCGCGAAACTGGCATGAGCTTCGGCGCATGGCTTCGCCGCATGCGGCTGTTGTTGAGCCTGCCGCGCCTGGCCGCGGGGGCCTCGATTTTGGAGGTGGCCCTGGAACATGGCTATGACAGCCCCAGCGCCTTCGCCGCGATGTTCCGCCGAACGCTCGGCCTATCTCCGACCGCCTATCTCGCGCGGGGCACATCCCCGCCCTCATCGGAATAG